Proteins co-encoded in one Pseudocalidococcus azoricus BACA0444 genomic window:
- a CDS encoding glycosyltransferase, protein MVSLGLVSLSLFIWLVLLLAWGNFWRADQQLTTPPLVPPAWPAITVIIPARNEADVMATSLTSLLNQDYPGEWQIVLVDDQSQDETSQIAQATAATLNKSAQLKIITGTPLPPGWSGKLWALEQGIKAAQTRQPQYLLLTDADIAHSPTNLRELVQKATTEHLALVSLMVQLRCQSFWEKLLIPAFIFFFQKLYPFPWVNNPQRKTAAAAGGCILLENQALQAVGGIEVIRQALIDDCSLAAAFKNQGYRIWLGLSSTTLSLRPYPDLASIWNMVARTAYTQLNYSPWLLAGTLVGMTLVYLMAPLGVIWGLVTGHWLVLLLALLTWALMAIAYTPTIRLYHLGWAWSFALPGIAFLYNLMTFDSARRHWLGQGGAWKGRTYEM, encoded by the coding sequence ATGGTGAGCCTTGGCCTGGTGAGTTTGTCACTCTTCATTTGGCTGGTGTTACTTTTGGCTTGGGGAAACTTTTGGCGGGCAGATCAACAGCTAACCACACCCCCCTTAGTCCCCCCGGCCTGGCCAGCGATCACAGTCATTATTCCGGCCCGGAATGAAGCAGATGTGATGGCCACTTCCCTCACCTCATTGTTGAACCAAGATTATCCAGGGGAGTGGCAGATTGTCTTAGTGGATGATCAAAGCCAGGATGAAACGAGTCAGATTGCCCAGGCCACGGCCGCGACTCTAAATAAATCGGCTCAACTTAAAATTATTACGGGGACTCCCTTACCCCCAGGTTGGTCGGGAAAGCTTTGGGCTTTAGAGCAGGGAATTAAAGCGGCCCAGACCCGTCAACCCCAATACCTATTACTCACCGATGCGGATATTGCCCACAGCCCTACGAATTTACGGGAACTAGTTCAAAAAGCGACAACGGAACACCTAGCCCTTGTTTCCCTCATGGTGCAACTGCGCTGTCAAAGCTTTTGGGAGAAATTACTCATTCCCGCCTTTATCTTTTTCTTTCAGAAGCTTTATCCTTTTCCCTGGGTGAATAATCCGCAACGGAAAACGGCGGCGGCGGCTGGGGGCTGTATTTTGCTGGAGAACCAGGCTTTACAGGCAGTGGGGGGAATTGAAGTCATTCGCCAGGCCTTGATTGATGATTGCTCTTTGGCGGCGGCATTCAAAAACCAAGGCTATCGAATTTGGCTGGGCTTAAGTTCAACGACCCTTAGTTTACGCCCCTATCCAGATTTAGCTAGCATTTGGAATATGGTCGCCCGCACCGCCTATACGCAATTGAACTATTCACCGTGGCTATTGGCAGGGACATTGGTGGGAATGACCTTGGTCTATCTGATGGCACCGTTGGGGGTGATCTGGGGTCTGGTGACGGGACATTGGCTGGTGCTGCTGCTGGCTTTGTTAACTTGGGCCTTGATGGCGATTGCTTACACGCCCACAATTCGGCTCTATCACCTCGGCTGGGCCTGGAGTTTTGCTTTACCAGGAATTGCCTTTTTATATAATTTGATGACCTTTGATTCAGCCCGACGGCATTGGCTTGGACAGGGGGGGGCCTGGAAGGGGAGAACCTACGAGATGTAA